The proteins below are encoded in one region of Juglans microcarpa x Juglans regia isolate MS1-56 chromosome 4D, Jm3101_v1.0, whole genome shotgun sequence:
- the LOC121260334 gene encoding photosystem I reaction center subunit XI, chloroplastic, translating to MATASPMASQLKSNFTSPIHRALVSPKGLSASPLKVLPSRPRLHSFTIKAVQSEKPTFQVIQPINGDPFIGSLETPVTSSPLIAWYLSNLPAYRTAVSPLLRGIEVGLAHGFLLVGPFVKTGPLRNTPYAGGAGSLGAAGLIVILSICLTMYGIASFNEGEPSTAPGLTLTGRKKEPDQLQTADGWAKFTGGFFFGGISGVTWAYFLLYVLDLPYYFK from the exons ATGGCCACAGCTTCCCCAATGGCCAGCCAGCTCAAGTCCAATTTCACCTCACCAATTCATAGAGCTTTGGTCTCACCGAAAGGCCTCTCTGCATCTCCCCTCAAAGTCTTGCCTTCCAGGCCGAGACTCCATTCCTTCACCATAAAAGCTGTCCAGTCTGAAAAG CCAACTTTCCAAGTTATTCAGCCCATCAACGGTGACCCATTCATTGGAAGCCTAGAGACTCCAGTGACATCGAGCCCGTTGATAGCTTGGTATCTCTCAAACCTTCCGGCATATCGGACGGCAGTTAGCCCACTTCTGAGGGGCATTGAAGTAGGCCTAGCCCATGGATTCCTCCTTGTTGGACCATTCGTCAAGACTGGACCTCTGAGGAACACCCCTTATGCTGGGGGAGCCGGGTCTCTGGGTGCTGCTGGCCTTATTGTTATTCTTAGCATCTGCTTGACAATGTATGGCATTGCCTCCTTCAACGAGGGAGAACCATCCACTGCCCCCGGACTCACACTAACCGGCCGGAAGAAGGAGCCTGACCAGCTGCAAACTGCCGACGGATGGGCCAAGTTCACCGGCGGGTTCTTCTTCGGCGGGATTTCTGGTGTCACTTGGGCCTACTTCCTTCTGTATGTCTTGGACCTTCCTTACTACTTCAAGTGA